A region from the Pelobates fuscus isolate aPelFus1 chromosome 3, aPelFus1.pri, whole genome shotgun sequence genome encodes:
- the TMED9 gene encoding transmembrane emp24 domain-containing protein 9 yields the protein MAAAWLVLLLCAALSPAAALYFHIGETEKKCFIEEIPDETMVIGNYRTQLYDKQREEYLPTTPGLGMLVEVKDPNDKVILSRQYGADGRFIFTSHIPGEHQICLHSNSTKFSLFAGGMLRVHLDLQVGEHAVDYAEIAANDKLSELQLRVRQLIEQVEQIQKEQNYQRWREERFRQTSESTNTRVLWWSIAQTLILVAIGLWQMKHLKSFFEAKKLV from the exons ATGGCGGCTGCCTGGTTAGTCCTGCTCCTCTGTGCGGCGCTCAGTCCCGCGGCCGCTCTCTATTTCCACATCGGGGAGACAGAAAAGAAATGCTTCATAGAGGAGATCCCTGATGAAACCATGGTGATAG GAAACTATCGGACCCAGCTTTATGATAAGCAAAGAGAGGAGTATCTGCCGACAACACCTGGACTTGGCATGCTTGTTGAAGTGAAGGATCCAAATGATAAA GTTATTCTTTCTCGGCAATATGGGGCAGATGGTCGTTTTATCTTCACATCGCACATTCCTGGGGAGCATCAGATCTGTCTTCATTCAAACTCTACAAAGTTTTCACTTTTTGCTGGTGGTATGTTG AGAGTTCACCTTGACCTGCAGGTTGGGGAGCATGCTGTTGATTATGCTGAGATTGCTGCCAATGATAAACTGAGTGAATTACAGCTTCGTGTCAGACAACTGATAGAGCAAGTGGAGCAGATTCAGAAGGAACAGAATTATCAAAGA TGGCGAGAGGAGCGGTTCCGTCAGACCAGTGAAAGTACTAACACGCGGGTTCTCTGGTGGTCCATTGCCCAGACTCTAATCCTTGTGGCCATTGGATTATGGCAGATGAAGCATCTCAAGAGCTTTTTTGAAGCAAAGAAACTGGTGTAA